A part of Anabas testudineus chromosome 7, fAnaTes1.2, whole genome shotgun sequence genomic DNA contains:
- the dnajc5ab gene encoding dnaJ homolog subfamily C member 5 codes for MDHQRQRTLSTSGESLYAVLGVDKNATTEDIKKCYRKLALKFHPDKNPDNPDAAEKFKEINNAHTILSDATKKNIYDKYGSLGLYVAEQFGEENVNTYFVLSSWWAKALFVFCCLATGCYFCCCLCCCCNCCCGKCKPRPPMDQEPEFYVSPEDLEAQMTAEERDGAEPIVMQPSSATETTQLTSDPHQSYRTDSY; via the exons atggatcatcagagacagagaactCTCTCCACATCAGGAGAATCATTGTACGCTGTGCTGGGAGTAGACAAGAATGCCACGACAGAGGACATCAAGAAATGTTACAG GAAGCTGGCTTTGAAGTTCCACCCAGATAAGAACCCAGACAACCCAGATGCAGCCGAAAAGTTCAAGGAAATAAACAACGCTCACACCATCCTGAGCGATGCCACCAAGAAAAACATCTACGACAAATACGGCTCGCTGGGGCTTTACGTTGCAGAACAGTTTGGAGAAGAGAATGTCAACACATACTTTGTTCTATCCAGCTGGTGGGCCAAG GCCTTGTTTGTCTTCTGCTGCCTGGCCACAGGTTGTTATTTCTGCTGTTGcctgtgttgctgctgtaacTGTTGCTGTGGTAAATGTAAACCTCGGCCACCCATGGACCAGGAGCCTGAGTTCTATGTCTCCCCCGAGGACCTGGAGGCCCAGATGACCGCTGAAGAGAGAG ATGGTGCTGAGCCCATCGTGATGCAGCCATCTTCTGCCACAGAAACCACCCAACTCACCTCTGATCCCCACCAAAGCTACAGGACCGATTCATACTag
- the adrm1 gene encoding proteasomal ubiquitin receptor ADRM1, with product MSSGALFPSLVSGSRGSSSKYLVEFRAGKMTLKGNVVTPDKRKGMVYIQQSDDSLIHFCWKDRTTGNVDDDLIIFPDDCEFKRVNQCTTGRVFVLKFKAGSKRLFFWMQEPKTDKDDEYCRKVNEYLNNPPIPGAPGSGGGSGHELSALGGEGGLQNLLGNMSHNQLMQLMGPTGLGGLGLGALAGPGLANLLGSGGPATSSSSSSSRSQSAAATPSSGGAPRVSSSQAPTTPVTPAASAVAPASVAPSTPASAQTPVAPASVGSPAPHQPIQLSDLQSILATMNVPAAAAAQGAAVDLVSVCTPEMMAPILTNAEVQQRLLPFLPSGESLPQSADEIQNTLSSPQFQQSMSMFSSALASGQLGPLMSQFGLPPEAVDAANRGDVEAFARAMQASKGDAKEKKDEDEDMSLD from the exons ATGTCGTCAGGCGCCCTCTTCCCAAGCTTGGTGAGCGGCTCTAGGGGAAGCTCCAGCAAGTACCTGGTTGAGTTTCGTGCAGGTAAAATGACTCTAAAAGGAAACGTAGTGACGCCGGACAAACGCAAAGGCATGGTGTACATCCAGCAGTCCGATGACTCCCTGATTCACTTCTGTTGGAAGGACAGGACTACTGGGAATGTGGATGAT GACCTGATCATCTTCCCTGATGACTGTGAATTCAAGAGGGTGAACCAGTGCACAACCGGTCGTGTCTTTGTGCTGAAGTTCAAGGCTGGATCCAAGAGACTGTTCTTCTGGATGCAG GAGCCAAAGACTGACAAGGATGACGAGTACTGTCGCAAGGTGAATGAGTACCTGAACAACCCTCCCATTCCCGGAGCACCAGGAAGTGGAGGTGGCAGCGGCCACGAACTGTCTGCACTCGGAGGAGAGGGGGGGTTGCAAAACCTGCTGGGAAATATGAGCCACAACcagctgatgcagctgatgggcCCAACAGGACTAGGTGGACTAG GTCTGGGAGCTCTAGCAGGACCAGGACTTGCCAACTTGCTGGGCAGTGGAGGACCAGCCACCAGCAGTTCCTCATCCAG CTCCCGTAGCCAATCAGCTGCAGCCACTCCTTCGTCAGGTGGAGCCCCCAGAGTGAGCTCCTCTCAGGCCCCCACCACCCCAGTGACCCCTGCTGCTTCAGCTGTGGCACCTGCTAGTGTTGCTCCCTCAACTCCAG CCTCAGCTCAGACACCAGTGGCCCCAGCCTCTGTTGGAAGTCCGGCCCCACATCAGCCCATCCAGCTCAGTGACCTTCAGAGCATCCTCGCCACCATGAACgtccctgcagcagcagctgctcaggGAGCAGCAG TGGAccttgtgagtgtgtgcaccCCAGAGATGATGGCTCCCATCCTGACTAATGCTGAGGTCCAGCAGAGGCTGCTGCCCTTCCTCCCCTCTGGAGAGAGTTTACCGCAGAGCGCAGATGAGATCCAGAACACACTGAGCTCACCTCAGTTCCAGCAG tcAATGAGTATGTTTAGCAGTGCCTTGGCCTCTGGGCAGCTTGGTCCTCTCATGAGTCAGTTTGGTCTGCCGCCAGAGGCTGTGGATGCTGCCAACAGAggag ACGTGGAGGCATTTGCCAGAGCCATGCAGGCCAGTAAAGGAGACGCCAAAGAGAAGAAGGACGAGGACGAAGACATGAGTCTGGATTAA